The Juglans microcarpa x Juglans regia isolate MS1-56 chromosome 8D, Jm3101_v1.0, whole genome shotgun sequence genomic sequence TATATCAAGGTTGTTAGTGTCATTTTTTATGGAGGGATGATAGCATAAAATTATAGTTTCTGAATTATTGGGGACTAGgtgaaagtttgagaagaaTTCGTGTTTTCCCTTGATTCTATAAATGTCAAAAGAAATATTTGTATAtgccgaaatatttcgtttttGTAGTGTAGCCGGTATAGAAAAGGGTATAATTTTATACCAGTCAGAATTTCGGCCAGTACGAAATTTCGGCCATTTCTGTCCGTACTGgtcgatatttcggcctttatttttttatttcttcaaattacaagtttattttttgaccctcCAATTCAgaccagactatttataatttatatatatatatttacatataatttattcatatatagactattactttataatataatttacatatatatttatatataatttattcatatatagactatttcaAAACAGTATCCGAAACGGTACCAGTATCGAAATATCACGTTTCAATGTCTCGACCAAAACAATCACCAatacagtattcaaaacattgcatgtATGGCAATATATTCTACTGATCAACTTCTCCATATGCTTAACTCAATAGACTTAAGCTACGTTTAGATGCTGAAATGATCTTAGgtgatctataaataataataaaaaaatagtaaactatttgtaaataataatgaataataataaagtaatctGGGACTATTTCACTTACCAAATACCGCCTTATTTTACCTGTTGAAAAATGGCGcttcatttaaaattgaatCAAGTTGTACCTCATTCAACAATACTTGGAACTGTATGTACTAATCccataaaatttattgtattGCTCAATCAAACCGTTTAAAAATAGTCTCACGTTTGTCTCTATTTTATCCCGCACTCATTCCATTTGCTTATCAGTGTTTATTTTATATCGTAAGTCAAGGACGAAAGCAACATATAACATAGGTCTATCCTATCCTTGCTATCCCATACTTGTCATACTTAGTTCTTGCATTAGTTTAGCTTTAATATTATGATCCTTACACATAGTTCAAAGTATAGTAAAATAATacaaagtttataaataaaaaaaatatcctaGTCACATAcaattaatcaaaaaaatttggtgggacatcataaaatattttcagaaactTTCAAGGTCCGagcattttcttttcaagaaatgctatgcatcagtcactatttactcaCATCCCAtatctataactttttcataacaTATAGGAATGTTTTTCATAGTGTAGAatggtgaatagtgactgaggagaagattttttattttttatttccttatagAGGGAATGCCTTTGACTTGTAAGAACTGATTAGTTAAACATTAATTTACCAAATATATTTGCGGTAACATGtacatgataaaatatgtatatatgccaTTAAATGAGCCGAGTCCGCAAGATGATTTCTCTGTTTGGTATAAATGCAGAAAACATGCAAGTTTTCAAGCTCATCAAATGCTTCTTTTcaactaaaaacaaatttattaattaataaaataaaataaaattctattgtAATTCTCACAAATGTCTGACTGACTACAATTTCCTCTCtgcatttagaaaaaaatcCAAGGATCTTTAGGGTTGTGTTGTCACCAAAAGTTGGAGTTAGTTGGGAGGGAAAATCTATTCAACATCACCAGTAATCACCACAAGTGCAGATTCCATCCCTGAAACGATGGAACCGATTTGCATCTCTCAACACAATTTCTCGCTGATAAACCTTTGAGATATACTTGATTGCACTATGGCAATCTCCACAAACTCTAAGGTTTTTAATTACTCTAATAGTGGAGGATGGAGGAGTGCTTATGAGTCCATAAGCGATAGCTAGCTTCTCACTATGGTAATAAAGGGCAcgttctttttcctcttcttccacATCAAGCAGCATAAAGTCGGTATCAGGGACATACCCTTCTTCTCTGATCCTTTTTATCACATCCTCCACCTTATCATATATCAAATCAGTTTGTGGATGGTCCCTATCATCCACCACAAACAAGTGCACCCTATTCTTCACATCTATCCAGCTGAACCCCGGATCCTTCTTTACTTTTTTCCTCTCCATTGTTTTCCGAGCATCAGTTACACCATCCCATTGGTTTGCAGCAGCATAGATATTGGATAAGAGAACATAAGCTGCCGAATCGGATGGCTCCAATGCCAATAGCTGTTCTGCCACACGCTTTCCAGTATCTGTGTTCCCTTGAATCCTACAAGCACCGAGCAGGCCTCTATACATTGAGGCAGAAGGTTCAAAGGGCATTGATACAATCAGCTTTTCTGCCTCTTGAACATGCCCTGCCCGGCCTAGGGCATCAACTAGACAAGAGTAGTGCTCGATCTCAGGCTTAATGCCGTAATTTTTGCTCATTGACTCAAAATACTTGAAAGAGTCAGAAATTAAACCAGAATGGCTACAAGCAGAAAGTACTCCAATAAAGGTGACTTTATCTGGCTTAATACCATTAGATTCCATAGTTTTGAAAAGGTTGAGGGCTTCTTTGGCATTTCCATGTTGAGCCAAACCAACCAACATAGCATTCCACAGGGCAATGTTCCTAATGTTCATCCTCTGGAATAAAAGATATGCATCCCCAATGTTCCCACACTTGGCATACATGTCAATAAGTGAGGTCCCGACAAAAGGATCTACAGTATAGTCCGACTTTATAACATTTGCGTGAACTTGTCTCCCTTGTTCCAATGCTGTGAGACAAGAGGTGGCTTTGACAAGGGTGGCAAACGTGTATTCATCAGGCTGCACCCCTGAAAGTCTCATCTGATGATATATAGAAAGAGCACGGTCCTCATCTCCATTTTCCACACATCCTGAGATCATAGTTGTCCATGCAACGTCATCAGGCACAGGGATTTGGGTGAAAACCACGTGTGCACTTTCCATGTCTCCacatttaatatacatatcTAGGATGCCACTGCTAACACATAAATCTTTGTCAAACGTGGTTTTTATTGCATAAGCATGAATTTGCTTCCCCTGCTCTAACCCAACCAAGCAACAACAGGCTTTAGCTGCCGTTGCCAAAGTAATTGGATCTGCCTTCTCTTTACTTTCATGAATCAGACTGAAGAGTTCCAATGCTTTCTGACTCTCATTATTCATTACGTACCCAAACATCATTGCATTCCAAGATGCAAAATCAATTTCACCTTTGTTTCCAAAAAGAAACTCTGCCTCCTCCATATTTCCACTTCTACAATATACATCAATAAGGGCAGTATAAACAAAACTGTCTGTGATGATTCCAGTTTTTGCTGCATGAACGTGAACCTGTTTACAGAGATACAAGCCTTCTTTAAGAGATGAGCAAGCTCTTAAAACACTTGCTATTGTAAATTGATCTGGTCTAAGGCCACCACGTAATAAATCTATATA encodes the following:
- the LOC121242882 gene encoding pentatricopeptide repeat-containing protein At4g33170, which encodes MQAGNALASQSRSTLSFLSNLTSHPINFSSSSSSSSSQCFSILRAAISKTDLLLGKSAHAHMITCGRNPDRFLTNNLINMYAKCGSVAFARHLFDRTIDRDLVTWNSILAAYAHSTDSQFDNAQEGFRIFRLLRGSGVLTSRLTLAPVLKLCLLSGYVWASEAVHGYTIKIGLDLDVFVSGALVNIYAKFRRIMEARALFDGMPDRDVVLWNVMLKAYVEMGLYKEALCLFSAFHHSGLHPDDISVRVLNGINNVSSDEGNSLIEQVKAYATKLSLNREDSEVFFWNKTLSEYLQAGENWTAVECFINMIRAKVECDAVTFMVILSAIADANDLELGQQVHGVAVKLGVDSVVSVANSLINMYSKAGSICFARKVFNSMKELDLISWNSMISSCAQRSLEEESVKLYIDLLRGGLRPDQFTIASVLRACSSLKEGLYLCKQVHVHAAKTGIITDSFVYTALIDVYCRSGNMEEAEFLFGNKGEIDFASWNAMMFGYVMNNESQKALELFSLIHESKEKADPITLATAAKACCCLVGLEQGKQIHAYAIKTTFDKDLCVSSGILDMYIKCGDMESAHVVFTQIPVPDDVAWTTMISGCVENGDEDRALSIYHQMRLSGVQPDEYTFATLVKATSCLTALEQGRQVHANVIKSDYTVDPFVGTSLIDMYAKCGNIGDAYLLFQRMNIRNIALWNAMLVGLAQHGNAKEALNLFKTMESNGIKPDKVTFIGVLSACSHSGLISDSFKYFESMSKNYGIKPEIEHYSCLVDALGRAGHVQEAEKLIVSMPFEPSASMYRGLLGACRIQGNTDTGKRVAEQLLALEPSDSAAYVLLSNIYAAANQWDGVTDARKTMERKKVKKDPGFSWIDVKNRVHLFVVDDRDHPQTDLIYDKVEDVIKRIREEGYVPDTDFMLLDVEEEEKERALYYHSEKLAIAYGLISTPPSSTIRVIKNLRVCGDCHSAIKYISKVYQREIVLRDANRFHRFRDGICTCGDYW